Proteins encoded in a region of the Raphanus sativus cultivar WK10039 chromosome 8, ASM80110v3, whole genome shotgun sequence genome:
- the LOC108818719 gene encoding protein CURVATURE THYLAKOID 1D, chloroplastic-like, with translation MELSTVSTITHVPSSSTRRHVYLSGNDVRRISLPRQDNVASLRLQSRKLRCTRKFPGETVSEDTSSGVNDFGLEKKPEVVADKEDNFTSEAQDAVEERIFTSEAQSENEQAQASLEFFNDIKLDSDNTYSILLYGFGAVLAVYLTSAIVGSLESVPLLPKLMEVVGLGYTLWFTTRYLLFKSNREELKMKISDIKKQVLGSDSD, from the exons ATGGAGCTCTCCACAGTCAGTACCATCACTCACGTCCCTTCTTCTAGCACCAGGCGCCACGTATATCTCTCCGGAAACGATGTGCGTAGGATCTCACTCCCTCGACAGGACAACGTTGCATCTCTCCGTCTTCAATCCC GCAAGTTGCGATGTACGAGGAAGTTTCCAGGAGAAACAGTGTCTGAAGACACGTCATCGGGAGTAAATGACTTTGGTCTTGAGAAGAAGCCTGAAGTAGTTGCAGACAAAGAGGATAACTTTACTAGTGAAGCTCAAGATGCAGTCGAAGAGAGAATCTTCACTAGTGAAGCTCAATCTGAAAACGAGCAAGCTCAAGCCTCCTTAGAGTTCTTCAACGATATCAAG CTGGACTCAGACAACACGTATTCGATCCTGCTCTATGGGTTTGGTGCGGTACTTGCTGTCTACTTGACTTCTGCAATCGTTGGTTCTCTTGAATCAGTTCCCCTG ttACCTAAGCTGATGGAAGTGGTTGGTCTCGGATACACACTCTGGTTCACTACACGTTATTTACTCTTTAAG AGTAATAGAGAAGAACTCAAGATGAAGATTAGTGACATCAAGAAGCAAGTTCTTGGCTCTGATAGTGATTGA
- the LOC108819840 gene encoding transcription factor bHLH131, whose protein sequence is MRPLSQRYNATAYSTTMGRNFFTTGPASSNLFSSRGYSANAKPKSKTESKEVAAKKHSDAERRRRLRINCQFEALRTTLPNLIKQDKASVLIETVRYFKELKKLVNEIPTTPSLEDSLRLGQCKNRDFARVVFSCSDREGLMSEVAESMKAANAKAVRAEMMTVGGRTKCVLFVQGVSGNEGLVKLKKALKPVVNRKPEAKDNSSSGGSLMLPQQQ, encoded by the exons ATGCGTCCACTTTCTCAGCGTTACAATGCAACGGCGTATTCAACAACAATGGGAAGAAACTTCTTCACAACTGGACCCGCAAGCAGCAACCTATTCTCCTCCAGAGGGTACTCAGCCAATGCAAAGCCAAAGTCAAAAACCGAGTCTAAGGAAGTGGCTGCAAAGAAACATAGCGACGCAGAGAGAAGAAGACGGCTTCGGATTAACTGTCAGTTTGAAGCTCTTCGGACCACTCTTCCAAATTTAATCAAA CAGGACAAAGCATCTGTGCTAATAGAGACTGTTAGGTACTTCAAGGAACTAAAGAAGCTGGTTAACGAGATACCAACCACACCGTCTTTAGAAGACAGCTTGAGATTGGGTCAATGTAAGAACAGAGACTTTGCGAGAGTGGTGTTCAGCTGTAGCGACAGAGAAGGGCTGATGTCGGAGGTAGCAGAGTCGATGAAAGCAGCGAATGCAAAGGCGGTGAGAGCTGAGATGATGACGGTAGGTGGAAGAACCAAGTGTGTGTTGTTTGTTCAAGGTGTGAGTGGGAATGAAGGTTTGGTTAAGCTCAAGAAAGCATTGAAACCTGTGGTGAATCGTAAACCAGAGGCGAAAGACAACAGCAGCAGTGGAGGATCGTTAATGTTGCCTCAGCAGCAATGA
- the LOC130498375 gene encoding uncharacterized protein At4g38062-like, producing MEKVYEELEEVKSENEKLRGDFRSKAELLDNLKKVQNKQLVEIQHARSVIEKQSFESEEKSREISELKRANEDLERCLREKDSVLKRLSEANDKLRADWEEKDRGFEDERRKLVLALDEASEKNIDLEQKRNVYRAEIEGLKGSLALAEKKKMEAERTVRDLKEARGRDDVAVKMEEEKSKVEEKLKWKKEQFKHLEEAYEKLDNTFKGCKKEWEGERSTLVDEIYSLQSKLDSQTRISEDLEKKLKMCNGLLTQEETRRKRLEIQVSELKAKYEDAFAEYRDARRELDDLGGKRDEEVAELRHSLGKKEAYFKEMKYENGKLEQENRELLASLRELQEATIQGSGSSALSKLKNKFRNLENTHKNCSANLRSKESEWSSQLKKMAEEMNDYKLQLRSKDAAVNELELELENFHSSADKMRLQYEEVSVMFLVLSRAVSEAQSRLVNVTDEHTKDERSKEKRYSLLIEQLEQKNVALAKAREETEAERERVACLLKRIETLDHFEEENLQMQKEVERYKQTVEESSKLQTQMKEKLKEAEIDFEEKLLQVCDALDNTNSDLVAEREKVMNLTRQVESFSIVKEKVVAMENEVQKQKEMLEESEKHRLIVEEQITQLESDSKENIRELCSKVDTAYAKLAEEVEKNVSLIRNEEQRQRELESYKEKLEKSTKSQILLQENVVEMESHSKRKLAEVSEALEAANCELSDKTSEAYQLEFQLWVWKSIAKRLKVELEENQSLRKRVEASLLEQVTVGEAVMQEKNELVHKLNAITSESSKTAAMSDTEKEILIKIMREKDKNLEEVQREVELSQQESLTRELEGAVLAHITAERVLQNERDELKSVSLLLEQKQNEATVVYKAWEKLAASKILTEVETEAKKLMIIELEEEISSVSQKLERSDEYVSCFRAEVESSKQGELREVTTQMQEKLRTSEADKRELVKQVACLSSERQNLLCFISELENGMSKQCDEDTKLLKALEKTVQRCDGIGKENNNVGSPRLVMKHEDVGVEDRSPFRQLNH from the coding sequence ATGGAGAAGGTGTACGAGGAGCTAGAAGAAGTCAAATCCGAGAACGAGAAGCTAAGAGGAGACTTCAGAAGCAAAGCAGAGCTTCTCGACAATCTAAAGAAGGTTCAGAACAAGCAGTTGGTAGAGATTCAACATGCGAGGTCAGTGATCGAGAAGCAAAGTTTCGAATCCGAGGAGAAGAGTAGAGAGATCTCCGAGCTGAAGCGGGCCAACGAGGATCTGGAGCGTTGTCTGAGAGAAAAGGATTCGGTTCTGAAGCGTTTGAGTGAGGCTAATGATAAGCTTAGAGCTGACTGGGAAGAGAAGGACCGTGGATTTGAAGACGAGAGGAGGAAGCTGGTGTTGGCTTTGGATGAAGCGAGCGAGAAAAACATTGACTTGGAGCAGAAGAGGAATGTTTATAGAGCTGAGATTGAGGGGCTGAAGGGGAGTTTAGCGTTagcggagaagaagaagatggaagcTGAGAGAACCGTTAGAGATTTGAAAGAAGCGAGAGGGAGAGATGACGTGGCGGTTAAAATGGAAGAGGAGAAGAGTAAGGTGGAGGAGAAGCTGAAATGGAAGAAGGAGCAGTTTAAGCATCTCGAGGAAGCTTATGAGAAGCTTGATAATACGTTCAAAGGTTGCAAGAAAGAGTGGGAGGGAGAGAGATCGACGCTTGTAGATGAAATATACTCTCTTCAGAGCAAGCTGGATTCGCAGACGAGAATCTCAGAGGATCTTGAGAAGAAGCTAAAGATGTGTAACGGTTTGCTGACTCAAGAAGAGACGAGAAGAAAGCGTCTCGAGATCCAGGTTTCTGAGCTTAAGGCTAAGTACGAAGACGCCTTTGCGGAGTACCGAGACGCGAGAAGGGAGCTGGATGATTTGGGTGGCAAAAGAGACGAGGAAGTTGCGGAGTTGAGACACTCCTTGGGTAAAAAAGAGGCGTATTTCAAGGAGATGAAGTACGAGAACGGTAAACTTGAACAGGAGAACCGCGAGCTGCTGGCTTCGTTGAGAGAGCTACAAGAAGCTACGATCCAGGGATCGGGAAGCTCTGCACTATCAAAGCTGAAAAACAAGTTTAGGAACCTGGAGAACACGCACAAGAACTGTTCAGCTAATCTAAGGAGTAAAGAATCTGAATGGAGTTCTCAACTGAAGAAGATGGCTGAAGAGATGAATGATTATAAGTTGCAGCTGAGAAGCAAGGATGCGGCAGTGAATGAGCTTGAGTTGGAGCTTGAAAACTTTCATTCCTCGGCAGATAAAATGAGGCTACAGTATGAAGAGGTCTCGGTTATGTTCTTGGTGTTAAGTAGGGCAGTGTCTGAGGCTCAGTCAAGGCTTGTGAATGTCACAGATGAACATACCAAAGATGAGAGAAGCAAAGAGAAAAGGTATTCTCTATTGATTGAGCAGCTAGAGCAAAAGAATGTTGCGCTGGCCAAGGCGCGTGAGGAGACTGAAGCAGAACGTGAAAGGGTTGCCTGCTTGCTGAAAAGAATTGAAACGCTGGATCATTTTGAAGAAGAGAATCTTCAGATGCAGAAGGAGGTAGAGAGGTACAAACAAACAGTTGAGGAGTCATCTAAACTCCAAACTCAGATGAAAGAGAAACTGAAAGAGGCTGAAATCGACTTCGAAGAGAAGCTTCTGCAAGTCTGCGATGCACTTGACAACACAAACTCGGACCTCGTTGCAGAACGTGAGAAAGTCATGAATTTAACAAGGCAGGTTGAGTCCTTTAGTATTGTCAAAGAGAAGGTTGTAGCGATGGAAAACGAAGTTCAGAAGCAAAAGGAGATGCTGGAGGAATCAGAGAAGCATCGGTTGATTGTAGAGGAGCAGATTACGCAGCTTGAAAGTGATTCCAAGGAGAATATTAGAGAGCTCTGCAGCAAGGTGGACACTGCATATGCAAAGTTAGCAGAAGAGGTTGAGAAGAATGTCTCATTGATAAGAAACGAAGAGCAGAGACAAAGAGAGCTTGAAAGTTACAAGGAGAAGCTTGAGAAGTCGACTAAAAGTCAAATTCTATTACAAGAGAATGTTGTAGAGATGGAAAGCCACTCGAAAAGGAAACTTGCTGAAGTTTCCGAGGCCTTAGAAGCAGCAAACTGTGAACTGTCTGataaaacatctgaagcgtACCAGCTTGAGTTCCAGTTATGGGTCTGGAAATCTATTGCTAAAAGGCTGAAAGTGGAACTCGAGGAAAACCAGAGCCTGCGCAAAAGAGTGGAAGCTTCTCTTCTTGAACAGGTTACAGTTGGAGAAGCCGTGATGCAAGAGAAAAATGAGCTGGTGCATAAACTAAACGCTATCACCTCTGAAAGTTCCAAGACAGCTGCTATGTCTGATACAGAGAAAGAAATCCTTATAAAGATCATGAGGGAGAAGGACAAGAACTTGGAAGAGGTCCAGAGAGAGGTAGAGCTGTCTCAACAAGAATCACTTACAAGGGAACTTGAGGGTGCTGTTTTGGCGCATATAACTGCAGAGAGGGTGTTGCAGAACGAGAGAGATGAATTAAAGTCTGTATCTTTGCTTCTGGAACAGAAGCAAAACGAGGCTACTGTGGTTTACAAAGCATGGGAGAAACTGGCTGCAAGTAAGATTCTTACAGAGGTAGAAACCGAGGCGAAGAAGCTGATGATTATAGAACTCGAAGAGGAAATCTCTAGTGTTAGCCAGAAGCTAGAAAGATCCGATGAGTATGTTTCTTGTTTCAGAGCAGAAGTGGAGTCGTCTAAGCAGGGAGAGTTAAGAGAAGTAACCACGCAGATGCAGGAAAAGCTAAGAACTTCAGAAGCGGACAAGAGAGAGTTAGTTAAACAAGTCGCATGTTTGTCATCAGAAAGACAAAATCTTCTCTGTTTTATCAGCGAACTGGAGAATGGAATGTCGAAGCAGTGTGATGAAGACACGAAGCTGTTGAAGGCTTTGGAGAAAACAGTCCAACGTTGTGATGGAATTGGTAAAGAGAACAACAATGTTGGTTCTCCAAGATTGGTAATGAAGCATGAAGATGTTGGGGTTGAAGACAGATCACCGTTTAGACAACTTAACCATTAG
- the LOC108822677 gene encoding uncharacterized protein LOC108822677 — MMIRKIPTWPWWLLGGKKEKETEALKFPTKINRDKGRVIKRKEMELESFGSSGSESVALAAGDGPEWSVGWTEPHGPGFQTDEEGDDGGFLVLVPCYRAVVEGSGNNNQFLSAVKNLPNGLPPDGKNYMEQWLSSLQKL; from the exons ATGATGATTAGAAAGATCCCGACTTGGCCTTGGTGGTTGTTAGGTggtaaaaaggagaaagagaCGGAAGCTCTCAAGTTCCCTACAAAGATAAATCGAGACAAAGGGAGGGTTATCAAGAGGAAGGAGATGGAACTTGAGAGCTTTGGGTCTTCTGGCTCTGAATCTGTGGCTCTTGCTGCTGGGGATGGGCCTGAGTGGTCTGTTGGATGGACTGAGCCACATGGACCTGGTTTCCAAACCGATGAAGAAGGAGATGATGGTGGCTTCTTAGTCCTGGTTCCTTGTTACAGAGCTGTCGTTGAAGGCTCTGGTAATAATAACCAGTTCTTGTCTGCTGTCAAGAATCTCCCCAACGGTTTGCCTCCTG ATGGGAAGAACTACATGGAGCAATGGCTTTCATCTCTGCAGAAACTTTGA
- the LOC108822676 gene encoding probable glycosyltransferase At5g03795: MTITTKPSSPLCSLKGSLLTVAALTLLSLFYLSLDSLRTPPPPSLSAAAESTIHVPTDEDYSDVYHSPDSFRLNYAEMERKFKVYIYPDGDPATFYQTPRKLTGKYASEGYFFQNIRESRFRTLDPEEAHLFFVPVSPHKMRGKGTLYEDMTVIVRDYVDGLIAKYPYWNRTLGADHFFVTCHDVGVRAFEGSPVMIKNAIRVVCSPSYNVSFVPHKDVALPQVLQPFALPAGGNDVENRTTLGFWAGHRNSKIRVILARVWENDTELDISNNRINRATGHLVYQKRFYRTKFCICPGGSQVNSARITDSIHYGCVPVILSDYYDLPFNDILNWRKFAVVLRERDVYNLKQILKSIPQSEFVSLHNNLVKVQKHFQWNSPPVKFDAFHMIMYELWLRHHVIKY, translated from the exons ATGACGATCACCACTAAACCGTCCTCGCCACTATGCTCACTCAAAGGATCCCTCCTCACCGTCGCCGCCCTCACTCTCCTCTCCCTCTTCTACCTCTCTCTCGACTCCCTACGCACTCCCCCTCCGCCGTCTCTCTCCGCGGCGGCGGAGTCCACGATCCACGTCCCAACCGACGAAGATTACTCCGACGTCTACCACTCTCCTGACTCGTTCCGTCTCAATTACGCGGAGATGGAGAGGAAGTTCAAGGTCTACATCTACCCGGACGGAGATCCCGCCACTTTCTACCAAACGCCGAGGAAACTCACCGGCAAATACGCCAGCGAAGGTTACTTCTTCCAGAACATCAGAGAGTCTCGTTTCCGCACGCTTGATCCCGAGGAGGCCCATCTCTTCTTCGTCCCTGTCTCCCCTCACAAGATGCGTGGCAAA GGGACATTGTATGAGGACATGACTGTGATTGTTCGAGATTACGTTGATGGGTTGATAGCTAAGTATCCTTACTGGAACAGGACTTTAGGTGCGGATCATTTTTTCGTCACGTGCCATGACGTTGGTGTTAGAGCGTTTGAAGGGTCTCCGGTTATGATTAAGAATGCGATTAGGGTTGTGTGCTCTCCTAGTTACAATGTTAGTTTCGTTCCTCATAAAGATGTTGCTTTGCCTCAAGTCCTTCAGCCTTTTGCTCTCCCTGCCGGTGGCAATGACGTTGAGAACCG GACGACGCTTGGTTTTTGGGCGGGTCATAGAAACTCCAAGATACGTGTGATACTCGCCCGCGTGTGGGAGAACGACACTGAGCTCGATATTTCAAACAACAGAATAAACAGAGCTACAGGGCATTTGGTATATCAGAAGAGATTCTACAGGACTAAGTTCTGCATATGTCCCGGTGGTTCTCAAGTCAACAGTGCTCGAATCACTGACTCAATCCATTACGGATGTGTTCCTG TTATATTGTCAGACTACTACGACCTTCCTTTCAACGACATTCTGAACTGGAGGAAGTTTGCGGTTGTACTCAGAGAGCGAGATGTGTATAACCTCAAGCAGATCCTCAAGAGCATACCGCAATCCGAGTTTGTTTCCTTGCATAACAACTTAGTCAAG GTTCAGAAGCATTTTCAATGGAACTCACCACCGGTTAAATTCGATGCGTTTCACATGATCATGTATGAACTATGGTTACGCCACCATGTCATCAAGTACTGA